DNA from Xiphophorus maculatus strain JP 163 A chromosome 6, X_maculatus-5.0-male, whole genome shotgun sequence:
CTGCAACAGTAAAATTAATTAGCAACATTTAAGAACAGATAAACTatacaaatgtacaaatattttcCTATGACTAATACTTACATCATCAGCTTCAATGACACCAATCTGTGGGTGGGACAGGTCGATTCCGAAGGTCTTTTCCCAGTGTGGCAAAAGCTGAAGAGGGAATCAATGAAATAATTATGGCACtaccactgttgccaacttttGAATCCAGGTTTTTACTTAGATTGCTCAGTatcatttattgtattgtatcATATTATTTCTTACCAGAGGGAAGTCGTCAGGGTCAATCCAGAGAATGCTGAGGTTAGGGTTGTCGGTGTTATCCTCTGCAACTTGTTTCAATTTGTGCAAGAACTCAAAGCCATCTGTGGAGCAGAAGACCACAGTTcaagtaaaactttaaaagctgtttgcttctgtttttcatgATATACTTATTTCTTTATAGACATATATGTTTCTGAACATACAAATGCATCTGTTTATTACAAGAATTTTCTATTGAAATGCATTTCTCTTTACCGATATCGGACTCTTCTGCAAAAGCGACAATATGCTCTCCACCGACATCATCATCCTGTGAGCAAAATAAGGATAATCTGTACTCTAAAACACTTGAGATGAAGATAACAATATCAGAAactaataaatatatgtattaatACATTTACTTAAAGCCtctccataaaaataaaaaaaactggtgcAAAGCTGAAAGTGTAACATTTCTTACCCAGATCTCATATAGGTTGCTGGGTTTCAGTTTCCTCAGTGTTGGTCTAAACAAACACAGAgccattaaaataaaagcatatttagCTTATTCCGATTGTTACGCttttaactaaaaatatctTGTAGCATGCCAACAATAGGAGCTACCTGTCATTATTTTCAATGAATTTCACCAGTTCTTTCTCAGAGTAAGGTTTTCCTGGGATGACCACAGGATTCTCAATGAAGGATTCATAGAAGTCTACTTCATCGAGCTTCAACTCCAGGGCCTTAGCAACCTGCCACAAAACAACAGTAATTGGATTTATAACCTGACCATGACGGCTGTATCAGTGACGCGAATAAATACTGGGTATTACTGAAAAACACAATGCTCAGCAAGGAAAATATGCATCCTGCCATTTTAACAAATAGTAGCAGGATATAGTGCTAACAGCTGATAGCACGCAATTTTCAGGTTGCACATAGAAGCAGAATAATAAGCCTTTGCaggttttattaaagaaataattttgcacATTATGCACACAAAACATTGCATTGTTTAtgtctaatttaaataaaatgctaaactgaatgcaaagcaacaaaaatggCAGAAgtgatgcaataaaaacaaagtacattCTGTAGTTTAACAAGTAAGTAACAACTTACATTTCTGCTTaggtacagtacagaccaaaagtttggacacacagttgtgtccaaacttttggtctgtactgtatattcgCAGTTGTGCTATAACAATCTCATTATAGTGTTTCCAAATAGGTTTGCtgtcttgactttgactagacccTTCCATGTCATAGTTTATGTCACGGTCAGTGACTATTTTGTAAACTACCAATCTATTGAGCAGACGGCTTGTCGTGAATGAATTTGAAAACACTTTGGTGTACAGGTAGGCTTATGCACGGCGCtcatattttttcagttttttagcTAATGGTGATGAAATCTTTTCACAATTAAAATGACCTTACCTTAGGATTAAATGTCGCAAAGAACTTGATGTGAGGATGGAACTCTTCAGCGGCATCTGCGAACGCTTCGAAATCTGAAATATTACAAGTATTTGTCAATCTATTCCAGCAGGTCAGTCTTTATATGTGAGATCACAAACAATgtacagctgctgctgactgtgAGTTAAAATCAGACCTGTGAAATTATTCCAGGCTTTATGCTGCTGAACTCATATCTAGCTACACAGTTAGTCGATACAGATAGTCATGCCATCACAATATTCTTACGTTCTGACTTGTGACTCTTAAAGTAGCCCACCAGTTTGATGTCCTCTTCAATGCTTTCAAAGCCTTTCAGTTCTCTGCTGTTGTCAATAATTTCCACAGGATCCTCAAGAACCTGAGGGAGAAACGAAGTGGGagggaagagaaaagaaaaccgCGGTGAGAATATCTGGTTGGAATATCCATGTAGCCAGCAAATACAAGCCCTGATCGGAAAAAGGCAAGATGGCatggaaaaatgcaaataactACTAACAGCAACAACGACTAAAAGCTATTTACATAttgtctttatgttttgctgACTTATGCATTTCAGGTCAGATATATATGGTTGAAACCAGATGTAAACCAAATAAAaggacatacacacacatttttttcatcactgtctgaagttaaatcagaccaagtttctcctgttttatcttggttaggattaccaaaattatttctatttgctaaatggcaGAAAacatagtttatttttcaaacgtTTTCTGTAACTTCCTTCAAATTCAGAATtattactgtctctttaagcaATGATGGGAAgccatgatgatgatgtcatcagttaACTCAGACAGGTTAACTGAGCtatttgagttaattggagGGATAtatgtggatttattttaaggccACACCTGGAAAACactgttttcttgtttgacaCGGGCAAAGATCTtcatttttggagacatgtcctgtgtttttattcagtgtatgaaaatatctggtttcaatcGTAGTAGATAACTGCAATCATGATTTGATAGAAGATCTTTTTATCAAGGCTTGCTGATTTTTCATTGTCATAAACCTaactttatttctataaatCATCTTAATTGTGGTAATAATCTTTGTGTACTATTTggcatcatttctttttttttttctatagaaaGTTGTAATGGGAGTAGATGTCAGCTCAAAGTGGGTCTGGTTACGCTGGAAATTTCTTATTAATATGTCACTTGAATGTGAAAATGATCGTTTTTGTATCCATTTGCATCTTCAAAACGCATCTTGACTTTTTTCCTGATTTCAGGTTCTAAGTATTTTGCTTTCCTTCTTCACGCTTAAGTAAGGCAGGCTATTAACTGGGAGACTATATCCTCACGAACATCATAGATGAACTCCACAAGAGTGTCTGCCTCAAGTTCCCCATCGTACTCTATGACTTCATCATCGGTGAAGATGAAGATGCTGTCGGACTCTTCAAGGCCTGCAGAGAAAGAAGACAGTTATTAAGAGACTGATCTTACGCGACATGTTGTAATGCCATAGCAAACATAAATCTGGGAAATATGAGTtccttgtaaaaaatattcccaTGCCTTAAAGCTTTTTACACTATGTCACATCACAAAGAGAAAggtcaatgtgttttattgggatacTGCATAATTCAAGCTCTTTGCATAGCTTAAATGTGTTTAGAAAAACTAACTGTGCATCACCTTAATGTTCAACAAGACCAACAATTTAATGGTTTTGGTTGAGACACATTCCTGTGTTAgactggcccagtcaaagtcttgGCTTAAGTGGCAAAAACCAGTGTTTTTATGTGGCTCTCTAGACTCTAGAGACGGACACATAAATAGAAAATTCAAGATGACATTTCGGTGTGCAGCTGAAATAtcattttatcaatcaaatcaacacagattttttttctgattacatcaatatgaaatatttttttaattttaagaagtacttGTCCAATGCAGAGGCGGCTATTTCctaatatttttactgtttcttaGTGGATAGTTTGGTCAATTTATGCACAACCGGATTTATTTCGGTAGCTGTAACAAGAAACAATGTAAAAAGGTTCAAGCGGTATGAATAATATGCAGTGTTGTACATCATTACCTTTATAAAATAATGGTCTAAGTCAtttctaacataaaaaaataaataaataaaaagagttaGGCAATtatttaggaaggtgacaatataaTACAGATTTCTGCGTCTGTTTACCATCTCTCTATTAACGTATTTACCTAATTTCTTTGCAACGACCTTGTCGAGCTTTGCATCGATGAGTCCAACTCCAATATCCTCGTCTTCAAACTCATCCAGGACTTGGGCTGcacgctgcaaaaacaaaacactccaTTACCTAAACACGTTTCATTAAGAATATCGACATATCGAGGAAAATGTGCACTGGGGGAGCTCCATTACCATAAAAGCCTGCTTTTCAAAGAGCTGCTTCTGCACTTTCTAAATCTGTACGAAACATGAACCTCAAGACTGACTGTCGATTCCACCAATGGGCTGTGACCCTCCTGCCTTGAGGAATTGGTTTAAGGTTGTCCAAGTGCATTTAAAGACTAAAACGCATTTGCTTCATTCCTCGCTGACTAGCTCACGTTCACACATGTAAGTGGAGTAAGAGATCTTGAGCAGCTGCCTTTAGCGGCATAAATAGTCGGCGTAAACGGGCCGCCCTGCAGGCTGTTGAGCAGATGATTCTTTGCATTGCTTTGAGCTCATCTGTCGTAGATCAGAAATTGGAAAAGTGAAATTACATTGTTGGCAAATTTTTTGGAGAACATGAATTGTCGTTTGGTGATGGGTCGCCATTAAATCATACTGCAAGCTATATTACAAATAATCTATCTTGCACTAATCCAGAGTGCCATCATCTCCAAAATGTCCTGCCTTTTGCCGTTTCCCCCCACTGACAATAATACCTCATTAAGTTTAAATCATTATCTGTTTCCGAGGAGAAACCCAAGCCTCTAACTCCAGCATCTCAAGTTAAATATAAACCGAGGAGCAGCACCAGCCCAGGCGCTATTTTGGTGAGCGACGCTCAGCACTCGGGGATCCGCTGACAAGTACAGTGCTGCAAGTGTCAGTCACAGCGGGGAGCTGAGGTGGCATCACTGAATCCAGAACCCCCCAGTGCTGGCCTGCAGCCCTGACCAAACCCACCCCCCACCAAACGGAGACACCAGAACCTGCTGAGATGATGTGATATGCTAAAGGCAGATGTTCACTTCAATCTCTTTGTTCTTcttggttttaaatgttttgctgtcaATAATTGACcttcaactttattttatccTTCTTCGTTTATATTTCCACCATAGATTTCACTGTCAGTTCATGTTTTAGGTGAGTTTAATGCAGACATTCCAGTCATATTTGCATGCTTGGAGTGTCCAGAGGCTCATTCGTCACTGTAGATAAATACCTCACCATAATAAAAGAATTATGCCCTTATATATCCCATTTGGAATTTGAGAGCCAacgcattttttttattattataagtaGGTTGTGAAACGTCCATAAAAGCAGATTTAtctatttgcttatttttgcaACATGCAGTTCTTGAACACGTCTAAGcatcttcctaaaataatggcccaagttatttttgctaaaaggtttttttttctttttttaaaattacttttggcaaaaaaaaaaaaaagacgtaggccattattttaggaaggtgatgactTTAGACATGCACCATGTGATAAAATGTCCTAAATTAGCCACATTCTTAGTATTTTTGTCATGAATGATATTGAtagaatttcttttaaaagagcACCAACTCTTAGTCTTAAatcttgtaaaagaaaaaacaaggaaagacAAAGCCATGCCGTTTTTATGAGTTTTAATGAAATGTCAAATCTGAAAACTTTGTTAATGCTAAATGCCAACAATGGTTTTTGGGGAGTATTTGATGATTGTTGCATTATAGATCATGTGCAAACTGACTCTATGATCCTCGATAAGCCGTTCTTCAACACCTTGAGAGCTGATGCAGAAGCTTTATGCTGGATGGTGACGTAATGTGGAGAAAACTGCTGAGTGTCCAGGCTGACAGGGGTCCTAATGTTTGATTGACATGCACATGCACTCAACATCATGCACAGTCTTTGGggaataagaaagaaagaaacaaaacaaggcaATGTGTGGATTTGTTGCCCCCCTCCCtcatgcatttacatttttgcaaattatgCAGACATTCACACTTAGGTTTCTTAACTAAGAACATTGTTTGATTTTGAGCCTTTAAACCCAAAATGAGCTACAAAGTTAAAAACTCCACCTTTTTaatagtacttttttttttgagtattaTGTTAATTCTGGGTCTATTTTAAATGATTCCTCCATATCCATCTCAACCCACCTCGAGGGCCAACTCCTCAGTCTCAAACTGTCTCTGGGCGACGCGGCTGGATCCGGGGTGGTCATGGTAGTACACCACCATAACATCGTACTTCCTCATCACGGACTTATAGTTCTTGGCGTCCAGGTTGTGTACTCGGTCCTTGCCGTCATATTCGGGGAAGTCCAAGCTCTCCGTGGCCAG
Protein-coding regions in this window:
- the LOC102234809 gene encoding calsequestrin-1-like, which translates into the protein MKWTWVLVAVLLSFGGQSLATESLDFPEYDGKDRVHNLDAKNYKSVMRKYDVMVVYYHDHPGSSRVAQRQFETEELALERAAQVLDEFEDEDIGVGLIDAKLDKVVAKKLGLEESDSIFIFTDDEVIEYDGELEADTLVEFIYDVLEDPVEIIDNSRELKGFESIEEDIKLVGYFKSHKSEHFEAFADAAEEFHPHIKFFATFNPKVAKALELKLDEVDFYESFIENPVVIPGKPYSEKELVKFIENNDRPTLRKLKPSNLYEIWDDDVGGEHIVAFAEESDIDGFEFLHKLKQVAEDNTDNPNLSILWIDPDDFPLLLPHWEKTFGIDLSHPQIGVIEADDADSVWMDIDNGEDLPSVDELEEWLEDVLSGDIDPEEDDDDDDDDDDDDDDDDDDDDDDDDDDDDDDDDDDDDNDDDDDDDDDDDDDDDDDDDDDDDDDDDDDDDDDDDDDDDDDDDDDDDDDDDDDDDDDDDDDDDDDDDDDDDDDD